In the Enterobacter cloacae subsp. cloacae ATCC 13047 genome, CTCGGCCATCGGGCCGTTTAAGGGCGGGATGCGCTTCCACCCTTCAGTGAACCTGTCGATTTTGAAATTCCTTGGCTTTGAGCAGACCTTTAAAAACGCGCTCACTACCCTGCCGATGGGCGGCGGTAAAGGCGGCAGTGATTTTGATCCGAAAGGCAAAAGCGAAGGCGAAGTGATGCGCTTCTGCCAGGCGCTGATCACCGAGCTTTATCGCCACCTTGGCCCGGACACCGACGTCCCTGCCGGTGATATCGGCGTGGGCGGGCGTGAAGTGGGCTTTATGGCCGGAATGATGAAAAAGCTCTCAAACAACAGCGCCTGCGTCTTTACCGGCAAAGGACTCTCCTTCGGCGGCAGCCTGATCCGCCCGGAAGCGACCGGCTACGGTCTGGTCTATTTCACCGAAGCGATGCTGAAACGCCACGGCTTAGGCTTTGAAGGCATGCGCGTGGCGGTCTCCGGCTCCGGCAACGTGGCGCAATATGCCATCGAAAAAGCAATGCAGTTTGGTGCCCGCGTGGTCACCGCGTCTGATTCCAGCGGTACCGTCGTGGATGAAGCCGGCTTCACGGCTGAGAAACTGGCGCGTCTGTGTGAAATTAAAGCCAGCCGCGATGGCCGCGTGGCCGATTATGCCCGCGAGTTTGGTCTGACCTATCTTGAGGGTAAACAACCGTGGGGCGTGCCGGTGGATATCGCCCTGCCGTGTGCAACCCAGAACGAACTGGACGTTGAAGCCGCCCGCACCTTAATCAGCAATGGCGTAAAAGCGGTAGCCGAAGGGGCGAATATGCCAACCACCATCGAGGCGACCGATCTGTTCCTGGAAGCAGGCGTACTGTTTGCACCGGGCAAAGCCGCCAACGCCGGCGGCGTGGCAACGTCCGGTCTGGAGATGGCGCAAAACGCCGCGCGTCTGGGCTGGAAAGCGGAGAAAGTGGATGCCCGTCTGCACCACATCATGCTGGATATTCACCACGCCTGCGTAGAGTACGGCGGTGAGGCCTCGCAAACCAACTACGTGCGTGGTGCGAATATCGCCGGGTTCGTGAAGGTGGCGGACGCGATGATTGGGCAGGGTGTGATTTAAAGTTTATCGTGCGGCCGGGTGCCCTCTCCCACAGGGAGAGGGAGAAAAACGAGGGTATCAGGCCGCGCTCTTTTTCTTTTTAAACGGTTTCTTCGCACCACCACCCGGTGCCACCATTCCTCTGAACCGCTTCACCGGCGTGCTGCGCGCCTGATCGATCAGCTGGTACAGCGTCCCCACCAGCGGCTGCATAAAGTCCTGATAACGGCACTGTTTCTCGCTTATTTGCGTCAGCACCGATTCCCAGTGCGCCGTCATATCCGGCCTGGCGGCCAGCTCCGGCAGGGAGTGGATTAATGCCCTGCCCGGCTCGGTGGAGTGAATATAGCGCCCTTTTTTCTCCAGGAAGCCGCGCTTGAACAGCAGTTCGATGATCCCCGCGCGGGTCGCTTCGGTTCCCAGCCCGTCAGTGGCGCGCAGGATCTTTTTCAGCTCTTTGTCCTGCACAAAACGGGCAATCCCGGTCATGGCGGAGAGCAGCGTCGCATCGGTGAAATGGCGTGGTGGCTGTGTCTGGCGCTCTACCACTTCCCCTTTCTCACACAGCAGCTCGTCGTCTTTAGTCACCACCGGCAGCGGAGTACCGTCATTCTCTTCGTCACGCTCTTTGTTGCCAAGCAGCGTACGCCAGCCCGCTTCCGCCAGAAAACGCGCTTTGGCAATAAATTTGCCTTTGGCGATCTCCAGCTCAATGACGCACTTGCGGAACACCGCGTCCGGGCAGAACTGCATCAGATACTGACGCGCGATCAGGTTATAGACCTTCGCTTCGTTCTCCGTCAGGTTGACGTTGCTGGCCCGCGCCGTCGGGATGATCGCATGGTGGGCATCGACTTTTTTATCGTCCCAGCAGCGGTTATGGGTATCCGGATTGACGACCGGCTGCGGCAGCAGATCCGGCGCATGCACGCTGATGGCGTTCATCACCGCGTGGCGTCCGGCAAAGTGCTCTTCAGGCAGGTAGCGGCTGTCTGAACGCGGATAGGTGATGAGCTTGTGGGTTTCGTAGAGCTTCTGGCAGATATCCAGCACGTTCTGCGCGCTCAGGCCAAAGCGCTTCGCGGCCTCAATCTGCAGGGCAGAAAGTGAAAACGGCAGCGGTGCGGGTTCGGATTCCCGTTTATCGTTATAGCTGGTGACGATGGCAGGTTGACCGGTGATCCGGTTGACCACGTGCTCCGCCAGCGGACGGTGCAGCAGACGGCCTTCTTCATCCTGATACGATTCGCAGGCATCGCTCGGCTGCCAGACGGCGGTAAAACGCTCCTCTTTCGGGGTGACGATGTGCGCTTTCACTTCGAAAAAATCTTTGGCGACGAAGTTTTCAATTTCTTCATCACGGCGCACCACCAGCCCCAGCACCGGCGTTTGCACGCGGCCTACGGAGAGTACCCCCTGATAGCCGGCATTCCGCCCAAGGATCGTGTAGGCGCGGGTCATGTTGATCCCGTACAGCCAGTCTGCGCGCGCACGGGCCAGCGCGGACACGCACAGCGGGATAAACTCGCTGTTGGCGCGAAGGCGCGAAATCGCCCGCTCCACCGCCTGCGGGTTGAGGTCGTTAATCAGGCAGCGCTGCACCTGCTGGCGTTTTTCCGGCGCCAGCTCCAGATAGTCCAGCACTTCATCCACCAGCAGTTGTCCTTCCCTGTCCGGGTCACCGGCGTGGACAACTTCAGACGCTTCATGCAAAAAGCGCTTAATGACGTTGAGCTGTTTGGTGACGGAGGGGCGCGGTTGCAGGCGCCATTTTTCCGGCACGATAGGCAGATCGTTGAGGTTCCAGCGGGCATAGCGGCTGTCGTAGACGTCTGGCTGTGCCTGCTCAAGCAGGTGACCAATGCACCAGGTGACCACCTGCCCGTTACCGCATTCAATAAAGCCGTCGCCTTTGCGATGCGGCTTCGGCAGCACATCGGCGATGGCACGAGCCAGACTCGGCTTTTCGGCAATAAACAACCGCATCGAATTAACGGATCTCAATCATCGGTCGGCCACCGCGCGCGGTCACCAGCTCGCCGATCGCCGTCAGGGTAATACCAAACTTGGCGGCCGTTGCCTGCACCTCGGCTTCTGACTCCGGCGTGACCGCCAGCAGCAGGCCACCCGAGGTTTGCGGATCGCACAGCAGGTTACGCCACTCTTCAGGCATTTCGCCCATCAGATGACCATAGCTGGCAAAGTTACGCTGAGTACCGCCCGGCACGGCGCCCTGGGCAATGTACGCTTCCACGCCCGGCAGCTTCGGCACGTCCTGATACCAGACCTGCGCCTGCACGCCCGCGCCCTGGCACACCTCAGAGAGATGCCCCAACAGGCCAAAACCGGTGACGTCGGTCATCGCCTTCACGCCGTCGATATTGGCGAAAGCGGCACCGGCCAGGTTCATCTGGCACATCACTTCCGTTGCCAGACCTTTATGCTCGGGTTTCAGCAGGGATTTTTTTTCGGCGGTGGTCAGCACGCCAATGCCCAGCGGCTTGGTGAGGAACAGCTTGCAACCCGCCTGCGCGGTGCTGTTGCGTTTGACGCGCTCGGTAGGCACCACGCCCGTGACCGCCAGACCGAAGATCGGCTCCGGCGCATCAATAGAGTGACCACCGGCCAGGGCAATCCCCGCCTGCTGGCAGGCAAAGCGTCCGCCCTCAATCACCTGGCGGGCTATTTCTGGCGCAAGGGTGTTGATCGGCCAGCCCAGAATCGCAATCGCCATAATCGGTTTACCGCCCATCGCGAAGATATCGCTGATGGCGTTGGTCGCCGCGATGCGCCCGAAATCGAACGGGTTATCGACAATCGGCATAAAGAAGTCAGTGGTACTGATAATGCTGGTGCCGTTACCCAAGTCATAAACCGCTGCATCGTCACGCGTTTCGTTGCCAACAAGCAGGTTCGGGTCGACAAACTTCGCCTGTTCACTGTGCAGGATGGTTTCCAGCACTTTGGGGGAAATTTTACAACCGCAACCGGCTCCGTGGCTGTATTGCGTTAAACGAATGGTTTGCTCGCTCATGGACATCTCCTGTCAATGCAATCGCGCTATGGTAGCGCTCATTCCTTAAAGAGGTAAGTATGACTGTCTGAATTCTGCGGCAGATGCTCAGAATCCAGACAGTTTAGCGCGCGTTATCAGAAACGGCTGACGAAAGGCGTAGTGTCCGGCACGCTAATGGTGCTGGAGGCTTTAAGCTGAGGGGTGCCGAGATAGAGGAAACCGACGATTTTGTCATGCTCGCCGCAGTTGAGTCCGTCGCGCACCGCCGGGCTTTCAGTCAGTGGCCCGGTACGCCAGATACCGTTGAAGCCTTGTGCAACAGCGGCCATCTGCATCGCCATCACCGCGCATCCCGCCGACATCTCCTGCTCCCAGACCGGCACTTTATGCTCCGCCTGACATTTCGCCACGACGGCGATAATCATCGGTGCACGGAACGGCGCATTACGGGCTTTATCGATCCCTTTCTCATCCTGACCGGCGGCAACCGCCCCCTGCTCCAGCAACTGACTGAAGCGCTCGCGGCCTTCACCTTCAATAATAAAGAAGTGCCACGGCTGAAGTGTGCCGTGATCCGGCGCACGCATACCGGCACGCAGAATGTTCTCCAGCTGCTCACCCGCTGGCGCAGGTTCCGCCAGACGTGACGCGCTACGGCGGTTAACAAGCAGTTCAAGTGCGTCCATTGGTTAACTCCTTTCTTGAAATTTACTCACAAAATTAACACGACGGCAGATTTTGTTACAGCCTGGCAGGCGATTCCTGCTGACAAGTGGCGGTTGGGTCATTACGATAACCCAACATTACCGTCCAGTGGCGACGGAAACAGTCATTTTCTGGTTAGGGAGAATACATGCGAACCCTTTGGCGAATCTTTGCCGGTTTCTTTAAATGGACGTGGCGACTGCTCAATTTCGTCCGCAACCTGGTGATGAACCTCGTGTTCATCCTCCTGGTGCTGGTTTGCGCGGGCATCTGGATGCACATCAGTAACGCAAACCAGTCACAGCATTCGACGCGCGGCGCGTTGCTGCTCGACATCACCGGCGTGATTGTCGATAAGCCTTCCACCAGCAATCGTCTGGGAGTGATTGGTCGTCAGCTGTTCGGCGCTACCTCGGACCGTCTGCAGGAAAACTCCCTGTTCGATATTGTCGATACCATTCGTCAGGCAAAAGATGATCGCAACATTACGGGTATCGTGCTGGATCTGAAAGATTTTGCCGGGGCCGACCAGCCTTCCATGCAGTACATCGGCAAAGCCCTGCGTGAATTCCGTGACAGCGGTAAACCGGTGATCGCAATAGGCGACAGCTACAGCCAGGGGCAATATTATCTGGCGAGCTTTGCCAATAAAATCTGGCTTTCACCTCAGGGTACGGTCGACCTGCACGGCTTTGCCACGAACGGGCTTTACTACAAATCTCTGCTCGACAAGCTGAAGGTCACCACCCATGTGTTCCGCGTCGGTACGTATAAATCTGCCGTTGAGCCATTCATCCGTGATGACATGTCTCCTGCCGCCCGTGAAGCGGACAGCCGCTGGATTGGTGAGCTGTGGCAGAACTACCTGACCACAGTTGCCAGTAACCGCCAGATTACCCCTGCACAGGTCTTCCCTGGTGCTCAGGGCGTGCTGGACGGCTTGCGCAAGGTTGACGGCGATACCGCGAAATATGCGCTTGATAACAAGCTGGTCGATGCCCTGGGAACCAGCGCGGAGATCGAAAAGTCCCTGAGCAAACAGTTCGGCTGGAGCAAAGAGGATAAAAATTACAGCGCGATCAGCATGTACGATTACGCGGCGAAAAAGCCGGATGAGAGCGGTGACAGCGTTGCAGTTGTCTTCGCCAATGGCGCAATCATGGACGGTCAGGAGACTCCGGGGAACGTCGGGGGTGATACCACCGCGTCGCAGATCCGTGACGCGCGTCTTGACCCGAAAGTGAAAGCGATTGTGCTGCGTGTGAACAGCCCGGGGGGCAGCGTCAGCGCCTCTGAAGTGATCCGCGCCGAGCTGGCCGCTGCGCGTGCAGCAGGTAAACCGGTGGTGGTTTCCATGGGCGGCATGGCGGCTTCCGGCGGTTACTGGATCTCAACCCCAGCTAACTACATCGTCGCTAACCCAAGCACCCTGACCGGATCAATTGGCATCTTCGGGGTGATCAACACGGTAGAGAACAGCCTGGATTACCTGGGTGTGCATACGGATGGTGTGGCCACTTCACCGCTGGCGGATGTGTCGGTAACCAAATCCCTGCCACCTGAAGTGTCCGAGATGATGCAGCTCAGCATTGAGAATGGCTACAAGCGCTTTATCACGCTGGTCGCTGACTCGCGTAAAAAGACGCCGCAGCAGATCGACGAAATTGCTCAGGGCCACGTCTGGACAGGACAGGATGCGAAGAGCAACGGCCTGGTCGACAGCCTGGGTGACTTTGATGACGCGGTGAAGAAAGCCGCCGAACTGGCGAAGCTCAAACAGTGGCATGTTGAATACTATCAGGATGAGCCGTCGTTCTTCGATATGGTGATGGACAGCATGTCCGTCTCCGTGCGCGCCATGTTGCCGGAAGCGCTGCAGGCTTATCTGCCAGCGCCTGTCGCCACGGCCGCGAAAGCGATGAAAGCGGAAAGCGATAAGCTCGCGGCGTTTAATGATCCACAAAGTCGTTACGCGTTTTGCCTGACCTGCTCAAACGTACGTTAAACCCCGTCCCCTCTTCCGGTGAAGAGGGGATTTTTTTCTTTTGAAGAACAAGAAATCACTACCATGCAGAAGAAATCGATTTATGTAGCCTACACTGGCGGTACCATCGGGATGCAGCGCTCTGAAAACGGCTATATTCCTGTGTCCGGTCATCTTCAACGTCAGCTTGCCCTGATGCCGGAATTCCACCGCCCGGAAATGCCTGACTTTACCATCCACGAGTACGAGCCGCTGATGGACTCCTCCGACATGACGCCGGAAGACTGGCAGCATATCGCGGATGACATCAAAGCCCATTACGACCAGTACGACGGCTTTGTGATCCTGCATGGTACCGACACCATGGCCTTTACCGCCTCGGCGCTCTCCTTCATGCTGGAAAACCTGAGCAAACCGGTGATTGTCACCGGCTCGCAAATTCCGCTGGCGGAACTGCGCTCGGATGGACAGATTAACCTGCTTAACTCCCTCTACGTGGCGGCAAACTACCCGATTAACGAGGTCTCGCTGTTCTTCAACAACCGTCTGTATCGTGGCAACCGTACCACCAAAGCGCACGCCGATGGGTTTGACGCCTTCGCCTCTCCAAACCTGCAACCGCTGCTGGAAGCGGGTATTCATATTCGTCGTCTGGGCACGCCGCCTGCGCCGACCACCTCAGGCGAGCTGATCGTTCACCCGATCACCCCGCAGCCGATCGGTGTGGTAACCATTTATCCGGGCATCTCTGCTGATGTGGTGCGTAACTTCCTGCGCCAGCCGGTAAAAGCGCTGATTTTGCGCTCCTACGGTGTGGGTAACGCGCCGCAGAACAGTGAATTCCTGAAAGAGCTGCAGGAAGCGAGCGAGCGCGGGATTGTGGTGGTTAACCTGACGCAATGTATGTCCGGCAAGGTCAATATGGGCGGCTATGCCACCGGTAACGCCCTGGCGCATGCGGGGGTGATCAGCGGATTCGATATGACCGTCGAGGCCACACTGACTAAACTTCATTATTTACTGAGTCAGGATCTGGACATCCAGTCCATTCGCAGCGCCATGATGCAAAACCTGCGCGGCGAACTAACCCCGGACGAATAAGGAGGCCTCATGAAGCAACGCGCCCTGTTACTGGTCGATTTGCAAAATGATTTCTGCGCGGGCGGCGCACTGGCCGTCGCAGAAGGTGACAGCACGGTCGACGTGGCCAATACCCTGATTGACTGGTGTAAATCGCGCGGTGAAGCCGTTGTCGCAAGCCAGGACTGGCATCCGGCCAACCATGGCAGTTTTGCCAGCCAGCACGGCGTTGAACCCTTCAGCCAGGGTGAGCTCGACGGTCTGGCGCAAACCTTCTGGCCCGATCACTGCGTGCAGCAAACGGAAGGCGCCGCGCTACATCCGCTGCTGAATCAGAAAGCCATCGACGCGGTGTTTCATAAAGGCGAAAACCCGGCTATTGACAGCTACAGCGCCTTTTTCGATAACGGACATCGTCAGAAAACGGCGCTGGACGCGTGGTTACGTCACCACGAAATCACCGAGCTGATTGTGCTGGGTCTGGCAACCGATTACTGCGTGAAGTTTACCGTGCTGGACGCGCTCCAGTTGGGTTATACGGTCAGCGTCATCACCGACGGCTGTCGCGGGGTGAACATTCAACCGCAGGACAGCGCGCAGGCGTTTATGGATATGGCCGCTGAAGGCGCGACGCTGTATACGCTGGCAGACTGGCTGGAGACGCAGGCGTAGTCTTTTATGCCGGGGGGCGGCTTCGCCTTTCCCGGTATTTCCACTCCGATCCCCATAAAGTGAACTCCCTCGCATCACCAGCGAAGCGGCAATGCTATGCTTTTCAGGCTGTTTTTTCGCCACGCTTTTTCTGTGGCGTGGTTATTTTTATTATGTCAAAGAGGAACACCTATGAAACGTTTGCCATTGCTGGCAGCTTTACCCTTGCTTTGCGCGTCAGTTGCTTACGCCGCTCCCCTGATGTCCGTGGGCTACTTCAACGGCGGTGGTGATGTCACTGCCGGACCCGGCGGCGATATCAATACGCTTGATGTCCGCCAGATCACCCACCTGAACTATTCGTTTGGCCTTATCTACAATAACGAAAAAGACGAAACCAACGCCGCACTGAAAGATCCGGCGAAGCTGCATCAGATCTGGTTATCTCCGAAAGTGGCGTCCGACCTGGCGCTTATCCCACAGCTTCGTAAACAAAACCCGAACTTAAACGTTCTGCTTTCCGTCGGCGGCTGGGGTGCCCGTGGTTTCTCGGGCGCAGCAGCCACCAAAGAGAGCCGCGCGGTGTTTATCCGCTCGGCGCAGGAGATTGTTGAGAAATACGGTCTGGACGGGATCGACCTTGACTGGGAGTACCCGGTAAACGGCGCATGGGGGCTGGTCGCAAGCACGCCTGCAGACCGGGATAACTTCACCTTCCTGCTGAAAGAGCTGCGTGCCGCCTTCGGGCAGAAAAAACTGGTCACGATTGCGGTTGGGGCCAATGCGGAAAGTCCGAAAAGCTGGGTCGATGTGAAAGCCATTGCTCCCCTTCTCGACTATATCAACCTGATGACCTACGACATGGCGTACGGCACTCAGTATTTTAACGCGAACCTGTATGACTCCAGCGCCTGGCCGACCGTGGCGGCAGCAGATAAATACAGCGTTGATTTTGTGGTGAACAATTATCTGGCCGCGGGGCTGAAGCCACAGCAGATGAACCTTGGGATTGGTTTCTATGGGCGCGTGCCAAAACGCGCTGTGGAACCGGGCATTGACTGGAGCAAGCCCGATGCGCAAAACAATCCGGTGACACAGCCTTACTTCGGCCCACAGGAGATCGGGTTGTTCAGATCACTCGGTTATGACCTGACCAAAGATACCTACGTGAAGTACAACGATATCGTGAAGAAACTGCTAAACGACCCGCAAAAGCGCTTTACCGAACACTGGGACGACCAGGCGAAAGTGCCGTGGCTTTCCGTGAAGGGCGCCGACGGAAAGGATCTGTTTGCCCTCTCGTATGAGAATCCACGTTCCGTCGCCATCAAAGCGGACTATATCAAAGAGAAAGGTCTGGCAGGCGCAATGTTCTGGGAGTATGGGGCGGATGATAATAACCAGTTAGCGAAGCAGCTGGCGGAGTCGCTCGGGATCTCGCACAAGTAGTGAGGCAATCAAACCCTCTCCCACAAGGAGAGGGTTGAGTGAGGACATCAACCTACACCGTTATTGTATTTTCATCGTCGCAATCGGCTTTGGCGTGATACCAAACTCTTCCTTCAGTTCACGCTTGCTCTTCATCACCATCTGGCCGTTGGTATCGATTGTCATGTGTTGCGCATCGGTGTTGTTGCGCGCCTGCCACAGCATGACCAGCTGCAGACTGTTCTCTTTTTGCTCCGGGGTTAAGGCAACGCCATCAGGCCATTTCCCCAGCTCAACGGCGGTGACCAGACGCTGATAAACTTCCGGCGTCATACCGTTAATCATGTCATCAATATTCACGATCTCTCCCTTTCAAAGGAATAATTTGCTGAATCGTTTTTTCAACCTTTAATCTGGTCGCCGTTTTCATCGTCGCTAAAGCTCAGAGAAGCTGAGTTAACGCAGAAACGCTCGCCCGTTGGCTGAGGGCCATCCGGGAAGACATGCCCCAGGTGCGCATCGCAGTTGCCGCAGCGAATTTCGGTACGCACCATCCCGTGCGACGAGTCAGTTAAGTAGCGGATCGCGTCATCGCTCACCGGCTCGTAAAAGCTCGGCCAGCCGCAGCCAGAATCGTATTTCGTTTGTGAATTGAACAGGGGGGCGTCACAGACCAGGCAATGGTATACGCCATCGCGTTTGTTATGCAGTAAACGCCCGGTAAATGGCGGCTCCGTGCCGTGATTCTGCGTCACGTAAAACTGCATTTCTGTGAGGTTTTTTTTCAAATCGTCAGGGTTACGTTGGTTCGACATATGCTTACATCTCGCTGTAGAAACAGACACCTTTTAACCCGGATTCTAACAAAACATTAACACCCTTGCGTGCACTTTTGATCTAAACTTATGTGTCGCGAAAAGGCGGTCAGGCAATTGTGATCATGCTCACATATTTATCCTGCGAGGCCTTTAAAATTCCGGGCGCAGCCCCCATGTGGTTGCTAGCTCAAAGGGAAAGTGAGGCGAGTCAGTCGCACAAACGTTAGTCACAGGATTGATTTGTCGCAATGATTGACACGATTCCGCTTGACGCTGCGTAAGGTTTTTGTAATTTTACAGGCAACCTTTTATTCACTAACAAATAGCTGGTGGAATATATGACTATCAAAGTAGGTATCAACGGTTTTGGCCGTATCGGCCGTATTGTTTTCCGTGCTGCTCAGAAACGTTCTGACATCGAAATCGTTGGTATCAACGATCTCCTGGACGCTGAATACATGGCGTACATGCTGAAGTACGACTCAACTCACGGTCGTTTCGACGGCACCGTTGAAGTGAAAGACGGCCACCTGGTTGTTAATGGCAAAACCATCCGCGTTACTGCTGAGAAAGACCCAGCTAACCTGAAATGGAACGAAATCGGTGTTGACGTTGTTGCTGAAGCAACCGGTATCTTCCTGACCGACGAAACTGCGCGTAAACACATCACCGCGGGTGCGAAAAAAGTTGTTCTGACTGGTCCTTCCAAAGACAACACCCCAATGTTCGTTCGTGGTGCTAACTTCGAAACTTACGCTGGCCAGGATATCGTTTCTAACGCATCCTGCACCACCAACTGCCTGGCACCGCTGGCAAAAGTTATCAACGACAACTTCGGCATCATCGAAGGTCTGATGACTACCGTTCACGCGACCACCGCTACTCAGAAAACCGTTGATGGCCCGTCTCACAAAGACTGGCGTGGCGGCCGTGGCGCGGCTCAGAACATCATCCCATCCTCTACCGGTGCTGCTAAAGCGGTAGGTAAAGTACTGCCAGAACTGAATGGCAAACTGACTGGTATGGCGTTCCGCGTTCCAACTCCTAACGTATCCGTTGTTGACCTGACCGTTCGTCTGGAAAAAGCTGCTTCTTACGAAGACATCAAGAAAGCAATCAAAGCTGCTTCCGAAGGCCCAATGAAAGGCGTTCTGGGTTACACCGAAGACGACGTTGTATCTACCGATTTCAACGGCGAAGTATGCACTTCCGTGTTCGATGCTAAAGCAGGTATCGCACTGAACGACAACTTCGTTAAACTGGTATCCTGGTACGACAACGAAACTGGCTACTCTAACAAAGTACTGGACCTGATCGCTCACATCTCCAAATAAACTGGAATGAATGCTTGATCCAAAAAGGCGACTTCGGTCGCCTTTTTTATTTATAAGACAGAGGATTGCTTAATGATTAATAAAATTTTTGCACTTCCGGTAGTCGAACAACTTACCCCTGTGCTCTCCCGTCGCCAGATTGATGGCGCTGATGTTATCGTCGTTGACCACCCGCGTGTGAAAGCCTCCGTTGCGCTGAACGGCGCCCACCTGCTCTCCTGGAAACCGGAAGGTGAAACGGAAGTGCTGTGGCTGAGCGATGCGACCTCTTTCAAAAAAGGAGCGGCGATCCGCGGCGGCGTGCCTGTCTGCTGGCCATGGTTTGGCCCGTCAGCGCAGCAGGGACTGCCTTCTCATGGTTTTGCCCGCAACCAGCAGTGGACCCTGAAAGCGCATAACGAAGATGATAACGGTGCCGTGCTGACCTTTGAGCTTCAGGCCAATGACGAGACCCGTGCGCTGTGGCCGCACGAGTTTACCCTGTACGCCCGCTTCAAGCTGGGTAAAACCTGCGAGATTGAGCTGGAAGCGCACGGCGAGTTTGAAACGACCTCTGCCCTGCACACCTACTTCAACGTGGGTGATATCAGCGCGGTAAAAGTGAGCGGCCTTGGCGATACCTATATCGACAAAGTGGACAATGCAAAAGAAGGGAAACTCAGCGACGGCGTGCAGACCTTCCCTGACCGTACCGACCGCGTTTACCTGCATCCGGAAGCGTGCAATGTGATCCACGACAGTGCCCTCAACCGTGGCATCGAAGTGATTCACCATCATCACAGCAACGTGGTGGGCTGGAACCCAGGTCCGGCACTCTCAGTGAGCATGGCCGACGTGCCCGATGACGGTTACAAAACGTTTGTCTGCGTCGAAACGGCCTGCGTCACTACGGCGCAAAAAGCCAGCGAAGAAAAACCGTCTCGCTTAGGGCAAACTATTCGCATTGTGAAGCGCTAAGACGCGGTATTATTTTGACCGCACCAGCACAACGCAAACGGGGCGCAAGCGCCCCGTTAAAATGCAAAGATTGCACTGTTTTAATGCGCAATCAGAACTTGTAGGTCACACCGACAGAGAAAATACCCGCCCAGGACTTGTCGACCATTGGGCTGTCTTTCACTTCGTCGCTCAGACGCTCGTAACGGCCAGTACCGTATACGTTCCAGTCACCCAGGAAGTTGTAGCTCGCGGTCAGCTCCAGGTACGGATCCCAACCATCATCTGCGCTGTAGCTCTTCAGACCGCTACGACGGGACTCATTCTTAGAGACGCCATAGTAGTAGTCGTTGTAGTTCTCACTGTTGTACTGCACACCAATACCTGGCGTCAGGGTTAACGCACCGTTCGTGTAGCGATAGAGCCAGGCCAGATCCCAGATAAAGCCGTTGCTGTTATCCAGCGTGTCTCCCGCCAGCGCGGTACGCAGGAAGCCATACTCGGTGTTATGCACATAAGAGAGACCCGCCATCATGGTGCTCTTACGCTTGTCGAGTCGACGCAGGGCGTGGCTGTCGCTGTCACCCGGTTTGAAGTGCGTCGGATCGTAGTAGGCCATAATGGAGAGCTTATCGGCCGTATCGTTCCACAGATAGTAGCCGCCGCCGAGTCCACGGAACCAGAAGTTATCGCCTTCATAGGTGACAACCGGAACGGGATAAACATCACGATCATACTGTTTATACGGGCTGTTAATGACGCCAACGCCCGCACCTACCGTCCACTGGCTTTCCGCCTGTGCGGTGCTAACTGCGGTCGCGGCGAGTACGCCCAATGCCAGAAGTTTGAGTTTGGTCACAATCCATTCTTTCCTGTAGTCAAATAATCAGCGGGAGAAGTGTAACCGCCAGACCCGTACTTCCC is a window encoding:
- the gdhA gene encoding NADP-specific glutamate dehydrogenase, which encodes MDQTCTLESFLTHVQQRDPHQSEFAQAVREVMTTLWPFLEQNPRYRQMSLLERLVEPERVIQFRVAWVDDRNQVQVNRAWRVQFNSAIGPFKGGMRFHPSVNLSILKFLGFEQTFKNALTTLPMGGGKGGSDFDPKGKSEGEVMRFCQALITELYRHLGPDTDVPAGDIGVGGREVGFMAGMMKKLSNNSACVFTGKGLSFGGSLIRPEATGYGLVYFTEAMLKRHGLGFEGMRVAVSGSGNVAQYAIEKAMQFGARVVTASDSSGTVVDEAGFTAEKLARLCEIKASRDGRVADYAREFGLTYLEGKQPWGVPVDIALPCATQNELDVEAARTLISNGVKAVAEGANMPTTIEATDLFLEAGVLFAPGKAANAGGVATSGLEMAQNAARLGWKAEKVDARLHHIMLDIHHACVEYGGEASQTNYVRGANIAGFVKVADAMIGQGVI
- a CDS encoding DNA topoisomerase III; translation: MRLFIAEKPSLARAIADVLPKPHRKGDGFIECGNGQVVTWCIGHLLEQAQPDVYDSRYARWNLNDLPIVPEKWRLQPRPSVTKQLNVIKRFLHEASEVVHAGDPDREGQLLVDEVLDYLELAPEKRQQVQRCLINDLNPQAVERAISRLRANSEFIPLCVSALARARADWLYGINMTRAYTILGRNAGYQGVLSVGRVQTPVLGLVVRRDEEIENFVAKDFFEVKAHIVTPKEERFTAVWQPSDACESYQDEEGRLLHRPLAEHVVNRITGQPAIVTSYNDKRESEPAPLPFSLSALQIEAAKRFGLSAQNVLDICQKLYETHKLITYPRSDSRYLPEEHFAGRHAVMNAISVHAPDLLPQPVVNPDTHNRCWDDKKVDAHHAIIPTARASNVNLTENEAKVYNLIARQYLMQFCPDAVFRKCVIELEIAKGKFIAKARFLAEAGWRTLLGNKERDEENDGTPLPVVTKDDELLCEKGEVVERQTQPPRHFTDATLLSAMTGIARFVQDKELKKILRATDGLGTEATRAGIIELLFKRGFLEKKGRYIHSTEPGRALIHSLPELAARPDMTAHWESVLTQISEKQCRYQDFMQPLVGTLYQLIDQARSTPVKRFRGMVAPGGGAKKPFKKKKSAA
- the selD gene encoding selenide, water dikinase SelD — translated: MSEQTIRLTQYSHGAGCGCKISPKVLETILHSEQAKFVDPNLLVGNETRDDAAVYDLGNGTSIISTTDFFMPIVDNPFDFGRIAATNAISDIFAMGGKPIMAIAILGWPINTLAPEIARQVIEGGRFACQQAGIALAGGHSIDAPEPIFGLAVTGVVPTERVKRNSTAQAGCKLFLTKPLGIGVLTTAEKKSLLKPEHKGLATEVMCQMNLAGAAFANIDGVKAMTDVTGFGLLGHLSEVCQGAGVQAQVWYQDVPKLPGVEAYIAQGAVPGGTQRNFASYGHLMGEMPEEWRNLLCDPQTSGGLLLAVTPESEAEVQATAAKFGITLTAIGELVTARGGRPMIEIR
- a CDS encoding NAD(P)H nitroreductase, which codes for MDALELLVNRRSASRLAEPAPAGEQLENILRAGMRAPDHGTLQPWHFFIIEGEGRERFSQLLEQGAVAAGQDEKGIDKARNAPFRAPMIIAVVAKCQAEHKVPVWEQEMSAGCAVMAMQMAAVAQGFNGIWRTGPLTESPAVRDGLNCGEHDKIVGFLYLGTPQLKASSTISVPDTTPFVSRF